In Trueperaceae bacterium, the sequence GTGCCAGCGCACGCCGCGCCCGGGCAGGTGCCCGTGCGCGCCGGTGGGGAGGTCGCGCCAGACGAGGGTGCCGTCGGCCCGGTGGATCGTGAGGGCGAACGGCGCCAGGTCGACGCGCACCTCGAGCGCGTCGCTGCGCAGCGTGACGTGGGGGCGCCCCTCGCGCGGGTCGAGGTCGGCGTCGCGCGCGTCGAGCACCACGCCCGCCCCGTCGCCCGCCCCGTCGCCCGCCTCGGTGATCGCGGGCCGGGGGAACCGCGTCAGGTCGCGCCGGTCGCGGCCCTCGTACGGCACGTCGCCCCCCTCGCCGACGACCATCCAGGTGCGCTCCTGGGCGGGCGTACCGGTCGGGTGGACCTCGAGGCGCAGGCGGTCGTGGTCGGCGAAGGTCAGCGCGACGCGGGCGGGACCGTGCCGGGCGGCGAGGTGGAGGGTGGCACCGTCGATCCCCTCGACGCGGAGGTGCCGGGTCGGGAGGCGGGCGCCGTGCACCCCCTCGCGGGGGGGCGCGCCGAGGCCGGCGGCCTCGGGGGCGCGCTCGCGCGCCCACTGGCGCGCGAGGCGGGCGGATTCGTCGCCGGCGGTCCCGTCGGGGCTCGTGGGGTCGTCGTTCACGTCCTTCCTTTCCGCGTCACTGCTTGACGCCGCTGGAGGCGATGCCGGTGGTGATGAAGCGCTGCAGGAAGGCGAACACCATCGTGATCGGCAACAGCGTGAGGACCGTCATCGCGAGGACGTAGTGCCACTGGACGTTCAGTTCCCCCTGGAAGGCGTTCAGGCCGACCTGGAGGGTGAACAGTTCGCTGCGGGTGAGGACGATCAACGGCCACAGGAAGTCGTTCCAACGCCACATGACGGAGAAGATCGCCAGGACCGCCATCGCCGGGGCGGAGAGCGGCAGGACGATCTGCCAGTAGAGGCGCCACTCCGACGCGCCGTCGATGCGGCCGGCGTCGAGGAGTTGGTCGGGGATCGTGAGCATGTACTGGCGCAGGAGGAACACGCCGGTCGGGGTGGCGGCGCCGGGGATGATGACGCCCCAGAGGTTGTTGACCCAGCCGACCTCGGTGATGACGAGGTAGACGGGCACCAGGATCACGCTGAGCGGGATCATCAGGGTGCCGATGATCAACAGGAACACCGCGTTGCGGCCCCGGAACTTGTACTTCGACAGCCCGAACGCCGCCATGCTGTTCGCGAGGAGCGTGACGATCGTCGCGACGACGGTGACGACGACGCTGTTGCGGAGGTAGGTCAGGAAGTTGAAGCGCTGCAGCGGATCGACGTAGTTCTCCCACGCCAGCCGCAGTTCGCGGACCTGTTCGCGTTGCTCGATGTTGACCGTGATCGGGTCACCCGGCGCGTCGGGGTCGACCATGCTCGCTTCGATGCCGATGCGTCGCACCTGCGCCATGCGGCGTTCGGTGCCGTCCTCGAAGGTGACGTCGAAGAGGGGGAGCGGCTCGTCGTACCCCTCGACGTCGACGGTGGTTTGGGCGTAGGGCAGGGCGGTGGGGGGGAACTCGAGCAGGCCGGCGGGGGTCTTGAAGCTCGAGGCGACCAGCCACAGGACGGGCCCGAACATCACGACGATGCCGATCGCCAGGTAGCCGTACGCCAGCCAGTCGGTCAGGTGCAGGGTCCGGCGGCCCTGCGGGCCGCGGCGGCCGCGGCGGAGCTTGAGGAGGGCGCCGAG encodes:
- a CDS encoding carbohydrate ABC transporter permease, whose amino-acid sequence is MRSLGALLKLRRGRRGPQGRRTLHLTDWLAYGYLAIGIVVMFGPVLWLVASSFKTPAGLLEFPPTALPYAQTTVDVEGYDEPLPLFDVTFEDGTERRMAQVRRIGIEASMVDPDAPGDPITVNIEQREQVRELRLAWENYVDPLQRFNFLTYLRNSVVVTVVATIVTLLANSMAAFGLSKYKFRGRNAVFLLIIGTLMIPLSVILVPVYLVITEVGWVNNLWGVIIPGAATPTGVFLLRQYMLTIPDQLLDAGRIDGASEWRLYWQIVLPLSAPAMAVLAIFSVMWRWNDFLWPLIVLTRSELFTLQVGLNAFQGELNVQWHYVLAMTVLTLLPITMVFAFLQRFITTGIASSGVKQ